A window of the Hyphomicrobiales bacterium genome harbors these coding sequences:
- a CDS encoding chorismate synthase: protein MSHNTFGHLFRVTTWGESHGPAIGCVVDGCPPRLAVSEEEIQAFLDKRRPGQSRFTTQRQEPDQVRILSGVMPDAETGQLLTTGTPISLMIENVDQRSKDYSEISERYRPGHADLAYDAKYGIRDYRGGGRSSARETAMRVAAGAIARKVVPGMSIRAALVQVGPLKIDRSRWNWNEVDNNPFFCPDPVMAEEWATYLDGIRKAGSSIGAVVEVIAEGVPAGLGAPIYAKLDQDIASAMMSINAVKGVEIGAGFDAAALTGEENADEIRIGNDGRPIFLSNNAGGILGGISSGQPIVARFAVKPTSSILTPRRSITRSGQEVEVFTKGRHDPCVGIRAVPVGEAMMACVIADHYLRHRGQVGPADA from the coding sequence GTCGACGGCTGTCCGCCGCGCCTTGCCGTGTCCGAAGAAGAAATCCAGGCCTTCCTCGACAAGCGTCGTCCGGGCCAGTCGCGCTTCACCACGCAGCGCCAGGAGCCCGATCAGGTGCGCATTCTGTCGGGCGTCATGCCCGATGCCGAGACAGGTCAGTTGCTGACCACCGGCACGCCGATTTCACTGATGATCGAAAATGTCGATCAGCGCTCGAAGGACTACTCCGAGATTTCCGAGCGCTATCGCCCCGGCCATGCCGATCTCGCCTACGATGCCAAATACGGCATCCGCGACTATCGCGGCGGCGGCCGCTCGTCGGCCCGCGAAACCGCGATGCGGGTCGCTGCCGGCGCCATTGCCCGCAAGGTTGTGCCCGGTATGTCGATCCGCGCCGCGCTGGTTCAGGTCGGCCCGCTCAAGATCGACCGCAGCCGCTGGAACTGGAACGAGGTCGACAACAATCCCTTCTTCTGCCCTGACCCGGTGATGGCGGAAGAGTGGGCGACCTATCTCGATGGTATCCGCAAGGCCGGTTCCTCGATCGGCGCCGTCGTCGAAGTCATCGCCGAAGGCGTCCCGGCGGGGCTTGGCGCGCCGATCTACGCCAAGCTTGATCAGGATATCGCGAGCGCGATGATGTCGATCAACGCCGTCAAGGGCGTTGAGATCGGCGCCGGCTTCGATGCCGCCGCGCTGACGGGCGAAGAAAACGCCGACGAAATCCGTATCGGCAATGACGGTCGGCCGATCTTCCTGTCGAACAATGCCGGCGGCATTCTCGGCGGCATTTCGAGCGGCCAGCCGATTGTCGCCCGTTTTGCGGTTAAGCCGACCTCGTCGATCCTGACCCCGCGCCGCTCGATCACCCGCTCCGGTCAGGAGGTCGAGGTGTTCACCAAGGGGCGCCACGACCCGTGCGTCGGCATTCGCGCCGTGCCGGTTGGCGAGGCGATGATGGCCTGCGTCATCGCCGATCACTATTTGCGTCATCGCGGCCAGGTTGGTCCGGCGGACGCGTGA
- the ribB gene encoding 3,4-dihydroxy-2-butanone-4-phosphate synthase: MTADIAQVIEAIRAFERGEIVIVTDDDDRENEGDLILAAAHATPEKLAFIVRHTCGIVCAPMTREEAHRLHLEPMVATNDSAHRTAFTVTVDYRHGTTTGISAEDRTATVRALANPNVGADDFVRPGHIFPLIARDGGVLMRSGHTEAAVDLCKLASLPPVGVICELVNDDGTVMRGPEIEEFGKKHGIARVSVAQLIAYRQGKERLVERVAEFPIQTIAGPAKAYTFSTRWDPMQHLAVVFGDVRDGRDVPVRLHLESVVGDVFGKEQALDDIINRMATGGRGIIVYLREGSVGVAASPERPRNAIPEAESENEDHTSALARMENWREIGLGAQILKDLGVSSIRLIASRERRYIGLEGFDIEIEETEIIDG; the protein is encoded by the coding sequence ATGACGGCCGACATCGCCCAGGTGATTGAAGCGATCCGTGCCTTTGAGCGCGGCGAAATCGTGATCGTGACCGACGACGACGACCGCGAGAACGAGGGTGACCTCATTCTGGCCGCGGCGCACGCGACGCCGGAAAAGCTCGCCTTCATCGTGCGCCACACCTGCGGCATCGTCTGCGCGCCGATGACTCGCGAGGAGGCCCACCGCCTGCATCTGGAGCCGATGGTCGCGACCAACGATTCCGCGCACCGCACCGCCTTCACCGTCACGGTCGATTATCGCCACGGCACCACCACCGGTATTTCGGCGGAGGACCGCACCGCGACCGTGCGTGCGCTCGCCAATCCCAATGTCGGCGCCGATGATTTTGTTCGTCCCGGCCACATCTTTCCGCTGATCGCCCGCGATGGCGGCGTGCTGATGCGCTCTGGCCATACCGAGGCCGCCGTCGATCTGTGCAAGCTCGCCAGCCTGCCGCCGGTCGGCGTGATTTGCGAGCTGGTCAATGACGACGGCACGGTCATGCGTGGTCCCGAGATCGAAGAGTTCGGCAAGAAGCACGGCATTGCCCGCGTGTCCGTTGCCCAGCTCATCGCTTATCGCCAGGGCAAGGAGCGCCTTGTCGAACGGGTCGCCGAATTCCCGATCCAGACCATCGCGGGCCCGGCCAAGGCCTACACCTTCTCGACCCGCTGGGATCCGATGCAGCATCTCGCCGTGGTGTTCGGCGATGTGCGCGATGGCCGCGATGTGCCGGTCCGTCTGCATCTGGAATCGGTCGTCGGCGATGTCTTCGGCAAGGAGCAGGCGCTCGACGACATCATCAACCGCATGGCGACCGGCGGTCGCGGCATCATCGTCTATCTGCGTGAGGGCTCGGTCGGCGTCGCCGCTTCGCCGGAACGGCCGCGCAACGCCATCCCGGAGGCCGAGAGCGAGAACGAAGACCACACCTCGGCACTCGCCCGCATGGAAAACTGGCGCGAAATCGGTCTTGGCGCACAGATCCTGAAAGACCTCGGCGTTTCGTCGATCCGCCTGATCGCCTCGCGCGAGCGGCGCTACATCGGTCTCGAAGGATTCGATATCGAGATCGAGGAAACCGAGATCATCGACGGCTGA